The DNA region GGCGGATTTTCTGAAGGGTGCGGATCTGGCTGTGGACTGCCTGGGCGGTCTGGACTTCCGCGCGACATTGCAGCACGCCGCGACGGCGGCCGGCATTCCTATGGTGACGGCGGCTGTGGCCGGTTGGTGCGGCTATGTGGGGTGCGTCGCGCCCGGAGCGCCCGGCCCGGCCGACCTGCTGCCCCACGCCGGCGGCGTGGAAGATACGCTGGGCACGCCTGCGCCCACGGTGATGCTCGCCGCCTCGCTCCAGGCGCGGGAATGCGTGCGACTCCTTCTGGGCGGCACGGCCGAGCCCACGGTGCTGCTCTTCGACCTGAGCGACGGCACGTTCGAGACAATCCGCTTCTAGACACGCCGCTCCTCGCCGCAAATCACACAACTGAAGGCTCCCATCCTTTGAATGGGCTAGCGATGATGCGGCCCGGAAGACGGCCTTCGCGGCTGGGAGTGGCCGGAATACTACTCGCTACGGCTCTTGTAGAAGAACTGGTAGAGCTCGAAGCTCTCGATGGCGTTGGCGCAGTTCTTGAGCACGATGGAGAGGAGCGCCAGGAGGATGGAGGAGATGCTGCGCTCCGTGCGGGTGGTCAGGCCGATGAACATGCCGCGCACGCGGGAGCTGGTGGCCAGCACGTGGAGCACGAGCCGATGGTTGCCGTCCTGGGAGTACACGGTGATGGGCCGGTTCTCGCGGATGGCCATGGCAAAGATGCCGGTATCGATGAGGTGGGAGACCTCGCGCCGGATGATCTCCTCATGGATGGAGGGCTCGCACGAGGCGAGGACAAAATCGTTGTTGTCCTCGTCCACCAGGTAGAAGGCCGTGGCGTGGAAGCTCACGAAACGCGAGATGCGCTCGGCGGTTTCCGCAAGAATCTGGTTCGGTTCGTGGAGCTTGTTGATGGATGTCTGAAAGTCCCCCAGAGACGACGCCATCTCCAGGATATCCAGAGTCAGCCGGGCTTGCTCCTCGAGGGTCCGTA from Oceanidesulfovibrio marinus includes:
- a CDS encoding GAF domain-containing protein, with the translated sequence MPEHTKSSASRRELEDRIRTLEEQARLTLDILEMASSLGDFQTSINKLHEPNQILAETAERISRFVSFHATAFYLVDEDNNDFVLASCEPSIHEEIIRREVSHLIDTGIFAMAIRENRPITVYSQDGNHRLVLHVLATSSRVRGMFIGLTTRTERSISSILLALLSIVLKNCANAIESFELYQFFYKSRSE